The proteins below come from a single Tsuneonella deserti genomic window:
- the coxB gene encoding cytochrome c oxidase subunit II, with the protein MTGTGGHAADRLREIGWGLSAVSVIVVVLIAGLIGLAIARGRRRLAAEGDGVGRDFGGLSWIYWGVGLSFPVLIALAVWTFIVTRAVANPPSPTALTVEITAHRWWWEIRYRGERAADEIVTANHLVLPVGIPVRLLLTSDDVIHDFWVPKLGPKMDMIPGKSNATWLEADRPGLYRGQCAEYCGLEHARMAFTVTAVPVNDFRRWRREQLQPQVPRVGRGAAVFTSACSACHTVRGTGAAGILGPDLTHFASRPTIAAGVLPNTVSGRLEWLGDTQGVKPGAAMPQVPLDEADRGAVAQYIGSLR; encoded by the coding sequence ATGACCGGGACCGGCGGACACGCGGCGGACCGGCTCCGCGAGATCGGCTGGGGTCTTTCGGCCGTGTCGGTCATCGTCGTCGTTCTGATTGCGGGGCTGATCGGGCTGGCGATCGCTCGCGGACGGCGGCGGCTCGCGGCCGAGGGTGACGGGGTCGGACGCGATTTTGGCGGCCTTTCCTGGATATACTGGGGCGTCGGCCTCTCGTTCCCGGTCCTCATCGCACTCGCCGTGTGGACCTTCATCGTAACCCGCGCGGTCGCCAACCCGCCCAGTCCGACGGCTCTCACCGTGGAAATCACCGCGCACCGGTGGTGGTGGGAAATCCGCTACCGCGGGGAGCGGGCAGCCGACGAGATTGTCACCGCCAACCACCTCGTTCTCCCGGTCGGCATTCCCGTGCGCCTGCTCCTGACCTCCGACGACGTGATCCACGATTTCTGGGTGCCGAAGCTAGGCCCCAAGATGGACATGATCCCCGGCAAGAGCAACGCCACCTGGCTCGAGGCCGATCGCCCGGGCCTCTACCGCGGCCAGTGCGCCGAATATTGCGGACTGGAACACGCGCGCATGGCGTTTACCGTGACCGCCGTGCCGGTGAACGATTTCCGGCGCTGGCGGCGCGAGCAACTTCAGCCTCAGGTTCCCCGGGTCGGTCGGGGAGCGGCGGTGTTTACCAGCGCGTGCTCAGCCTGCCACACGGTGCGGGGAACCGGGGCGGCGGGCATTCTCGGTCCCGACCTGACTCACTTCGCCAGCAGACCCACAATCGCTGCGGGGGTCCTGCCGAACACCGTGTCCGGGCGACTGGAATGGCTCGGCGATACCCAGGGCGTGAAGCCCGGGGCCGCGATGCCGCAGGTGCCGCTCGACGAGGCCGACCGCGGCGCCGTCGCACAATATATCGGGAGCTTGCGATGA
- a CDS encoding c-type cytochrome — translation MRAPAIVAIALTAAVIGASTTGWILSSDDHARNGVIPTNMGYRGPAAVPLGDVAGAASFGAAISMPNPLGDDPMAVESGKKLFRAMNCAGCHGYSGGGGMGPALNDHYWRYGGAPAQIYKSIYEGRPQGMPAWGRALPADQLWRLTAYVSSLGGGVPPEQAEAALHGDTAGRTVRKAQDNAAEGGNGLEGQ, via the coding sequence GTGCGCGCGCCGGCCATCGTCGCGATCGCGCTGACGGCCGCCGTGATCGGCGCGAGCACCACCGGCTGGATCCTGAGTTCGGACGACCACGCGCGCAATGGCGTGATCCCGACCAACATGGGCTATCGCGGCCCGGCTGCGGTGCCGCTCGGCGATGTCGCCGGCGCCGCGAGCTTCGGCGCCGCGATCAGCATGCCCAATCCTCTCGGCGACGACCCGATGGCGGTAGAATCCGGCAAGAAGCTGTTCCGCGCCATGAACTGCGCGGGCTGCCACGGCTACAGCGGGGGCGGAGGCATGGGCCCGGCGCTCAACGATCACTATTGGCGCTACGGCGGCGCACCCGCGCAGATATACAAGTCGATCTACGAGGGCAGGCCGCAAGGCATGCCGGCATGGGGCCGAGCGCTTCCGGCGGACCAACTGTGGCGGCTGACCGCGTATGTGAGCTCGCTCGGGGGAGGCGTGCCGCCCGAGCAGGCCGAAGCGGCGCTGCACGGCGACACGGCCGGCCGGACCGTCCGGAAGGCGCAGGACAACGCCGCAGAGGGCGGAAACGGGCTTGAGGGGCAGTGA